The following proteins come from a genomic window of Canis lupus dingo isolate Sandy chromosome 20, ASM325472v2, whole genome shotgun sequence:
- the CILP2 gene encoding cartilage intermediate layer protein 2 isoform X2, with protein sequence MASAPPLLCLLVAAAHLAGARATTTPEEPTATAWGLEGPSLSPGQPSPALEDWEEASEWTSWFNVDHPGGDGDFESLAAIRFYYGPARVCPRPLALEARTTDWALPSTVGERVHLNPTRGFWCLNREQPRGRRCSNYHVRFRCPLEATWGAWGPWGPCSGSCGPGRRLRRRRCPSPTGDACPGRPLEAQKCVRPTCPEKPYLVKHPESRVREAGQNVTFCCKASGTPVPKKYSWFHNGTLLDRREHRYGAHLELRGLRPDQAGTYHCKAWNDAGTVRSGTAWLTVLGPGQPACNPQPQEHLIKLPDDCGQPGSGPTYLNVGLCPDTLCPSPAGSSPRCGDAGSRCCSVRRLESREIHCSNYVLPVKVVAECGCQKCLPPRGLVRGRVVATDSGEPLRFAQILLGQEPIGFTSYQGDFTIEVPPSTQRLVVTFLDPSGEFMDTVTVLPFDPRGGGVYHDVKAMRKKAPVILDAGESNRIPLGEMQDEAPLGELVLPPGAFRRADGEPYTGAVEARVTFVDPRDLSSAAAAPSDLRFVDSDGELAPLRTYGMFSVDLRAAGSAEQLQAGPVAVRVDAGQIRMAGHVEALRLWSLNPDTGLWEEESGFQPERSAAARARREERVFLVGNVEIRERRLFNLDVPERRRCFVKVRAYANDKFTPNEQVEGVVVTLVNLEPAPGFSANPRAWGRFDSAVTGPNGACLPAFCDEARPDAYTALVTASLGGEELEPAPSRPRPRAATVGVAQPYLERLAYRRTDHDDPALKRNGFRINLAKPRPGEPAEAKGPVYPWRSLRECQEAPVTASHFRFARVEADKYEYNVVPFREGAPASWTGDVLAWWPNPQEFRACFLKVQIQGPQEYMVRSHNAGGSHPRTQGQLYGLRDARSVRDPERPGTTAACVEFKCSGMLFDQRQVDRTLVTIMPQGSCRRVAINGLLRDYLARHPPAAPADDPAAFSMLAPLDPLGHNYGVYTVTDQSPRLAKEIAIGRCFDGSSDGFSREMKAEAGTAVTFQCREPPAGRPSLFQRLLESPATALGDIRREMGQVARAQAQSTGPLRTRRGRAQQ encoded by the exons ATGGCGTCAGCGCCGCCACTACTCTGCCTCTTAGTCGCCGCCGCGCACCTGGCGGGGGCTCGAG ccaccaccacccctgagGAGCCCACAGCAACTGCCTGGGGCCTTGAAGGTCCATCTCTGAGCCCTGGACAGCCCTCACCAGCCCTGGAGGACTGGGAAG AGGCCAGCGAGTGGACGTCCTGGTTCAACGTGGACCACCCCGGCGGCGATGGCGACTTCGAGAGCCTGGCTGCCATCCGCTTCTATTACGGACCAGCGCGCGTGTGCCCACGGCCGCTGGCGCTCGAGGCGCGCACCACGGACTGGGCCCTGCCGTCCACTGTCGGCGAGCGCGTGCACCTGAACCCCACGCGAGGCTTCTGGTGCCTCAACCGCGAGCAGCCCCGCGGCCGCCGCTGCTCCAACTACCATGTGCGCTTCCGCTGCCCGCTCG AGGCCACGTGGGGCGCATGGGGCCCGTGGGGTCCCTGTTCAGGGAGCTGCGGGCCAGGCCGTCGCTtgcgccgccgccgctgccccaGTCCGACTGGAGATGCGTGTCCGGGGCGTCCCCTGGAGGCGCAGAAGTGTGTCCGCCCTACCTGTCCAG AGAAGCCCTACCTGGTGAAGCACCCTGAGTCCCGAGTGCGAGAGGCCGGACAGAATGTAACCTTCTGCTGCAAAGCCTCAGGCACCCCCGTGCCTAAAAAATACTCCTG GTTCCACAACGGGACCCTGCTGGACAGGCGAGAACACAGGTATGGGGCCCATCTGGAGCTGCGAGGGCTGCGCCCAGACCAGGCAGGCACCTACCACTGCAAAGCATGGAATGATGCGGGCACTGTACGCTCAGGCACCGCCTGGCTCACCGTGCTTG GCCCAGGCCAGCCAGCCTGCAATCCCCAGCCCCAAGAGCACCTGATCAAGCTCCCAGATGACTGTGGGCAGCCTGGCAGCGGCCCCACCTACTTGAATGTGGGCCTCTGCCCTGacaccctctgccccagccctgcaggcTCCAGCCCCCGGTGTGGGGATGCAGGCTCCCGCTGCTGCTCTGTTCGCCGCCTGGAGAGCAGGGAGATCCACTGCTCCAACTATGTCCTCCCAGTCAAGGTGGTGGCTGAGTGTGGCTGCCAGAAATGTCTGCCCCCTCGGGGACTGGTCCGGGGACGTGTGGTGGCTACTGACTCAGGGGAACCCCTGCGTTTTGCCCAGATCCTGCTAGGCCAGGAGCCCATTGGATTCACCTCTTACCAGGGCGACTTCACCATCGAGGTGCCACCCTCCACGCAGCGGCTGGTGGTCACCTTCCTGGACCCCAGTGGGGAGTTCATGGACACTGTCACAGTCCTGCCTTTTGACCCCCGAGGTGGCGGCGTGTACCACGATGTCAAGGCCATGCGGAAGAAAGCCCCCGTCATCTTAGATGCCGGGGAGAGCAACAGGATCCCTCTTGGAGAGATGCAAGACGAGGCCCCACTGGGCGAGCTGGTCCTCCCACCTGGAGCCTTCCGCAGAGCTGATGGCGAACCCTACACCGGGGCTGTGGAGGCCCGGGTGACATTCGTGGACCCCCGCGATCTCAGCTCGGCGGCCGCCGCCCCTAGCGACCTGCGTTTCGTGGACAGCGACGGCGAGCTGGCGCCGCTGCGCACCTACGGCATGTTCTCGGTGGACCTCCGCGCGGCCGGCTCCGCGGAGCAGCTGCAGGCGGGGCCGGTGGCCGTGCGCGTGGACGCCGGCCAGATCCGCATGGCGGGCCACGTGGAGGCGCTCAGGCTGTGGTCGCTGAACCCCGACACCGGCTTGTGGGAGGAGGAGAGCGGCTTCCAGCCCGAGCGGTCggcggccgcccgcgcccgcaGGGAGGAGCGCGTCTTCCTAGTGGGCAACGTGGAGATCCGGGAGCGGCGTCTGTTCAACCTGGACGTGCCCGAGCGCCGCCGCTGCTTTGTGAAGGTGCGCGCCTACGCCAACGACAAGTTCACCCCCAACGAGCAGGTGGAGGGCGTGGTGGTCACGCTGGTCAACCTGGAGCCCGCGCCCGGCTTCTCGGCCAACCCCCGAGCCTGGGGCCGCTTCGACAGCGCGGTCACCGGACCCAACGGCGCCTGCCTGCCCGCCTTCTGCGACGAGGCCCGGCCCGACGCCTACACCGCCCTGGTCACCGCCTCGCTGGGCGGGGAGGAGCTGGAGCCCGCGccctcccggccccggccgcgCGCGGCCACCGTGGGCGTGGCGCAGCCCTACCTGGAGCGCCTGGCCTACCGGCGCACCGACCACGACGACCCCGCGCTCAAGCGCAACGGCTTCCGCATCAACCTCGCCAAGCCCAGGCCCGGCGAGCCCGCCGAGGCCAAGGGCCCGGTGTACCCGTGGCGCAGCCTGCGCGAGTGCCAGGAGGCCCCGGTGACCGCCAGCCACTTCCGCTTCGCGCGCGTGGAGGCGGACAAGTACGAGTACAACGTGGTCCCGTTCCGCGAGGGCGCGCCGGCCTCCTGGACTGGAGATGTCCTGGCCTGGTGGCCCAACCCGCAGGAGTTCCGGGCCTGCTTCCTCAAAGTGCAGATCCAGGGCCCCCAGGAGTACATGGTCCGGTCCCACAACGCGGGCGGCAGCCACCCGCGCACGCAGGGCCAGCTCTACGGGCTTCGGGATGCCCGCAGCGTCCGAGACCCCGAGCGCCCCGGCACCACCGCTGCCTGCGTGGAATTCAAGTGCAGCGGGATGCTCTTCGACCAGCGGCAGGTGGACAGGACGCTGGTGACCATCATGCCCCAGGGCAGCTGCCGCCGCGTGGCCATCAACGGGCTCCTGCGCGATTACTTGGCCCGGCATCCCCCAGCCGCCCCAGCTGACGACCCTGCCGCCTTCAGCATGCTGGCCCCACTGGACCCCCTGGGTCACAACTACGGTGTCTACACGGTCACCGACCAGAGCCCCAGGCTGGCCAAGGAGATCGCCATCGGCCGCTGCTTTGATGGCTCCTCCGACGGCTTCTCTCGGGAGATGAAGGCCGAGGCTGGCACAGCTGTCACCTTCCAGTGCCGGGAGCCACCAGCAGGCCGGCCTAGCCTCTTCCAGAGGCTGCTGGAGTCCCCAGCAACGGCGCTTGGTGACATCCGCAGGGAGATGGGCCAGGTGGCCCGGGCACAGGCTCAATCCACAGGCCCCCTCCGTACCCGCCGGGGTAGGGCCCAGCAGTGA
- the CILP2 gene encoding cartilage intermediate layer protein 2 isoform X3: protein MKKLPCPSASMCPPGCSSKTCKCPNHVLLGSVVTPSGRPLPGARVSLRDWSGTVAITDAHGTFRMPGVCANSRANVSAQMDGFSAGLGQAQANGSISAVVTVVLNKLEKPYLVKHPESRVREAGQNVTFCCKASGTPVPKKYSWFHNGTLLDRREHRYGAHLELRGLRPDQAGTYHCKAWNDAGTVRSGTAWLTVLGPGQPACNPQPQEHLIKLPDDCGQPGSGPTYLNVGLCPDTLCPSPAGSSPRCGDAGSRCCSVRRLESREIHCSNYVLPVKVVAECGCQKCLPPRGLVRGRVVATDSGEPLRFAQILLGQEPIGFTSYQGDFTIEVPPSTQRLVVTFLDPSGEFMDTVTVLPFDPRGGGVYHDVKAMRKKAPVILDAGESNRIPLGEMQDEAPLGELVLPPGAFRRADGEPYTGAVEARVTFVDPRDLSSAAAAPSDLRFVDSDGELAPLRTYGMFSVDLRAAGSAEQLQAGPVAVRVDAGQIRMAGHVEALRLWSLNPDTGLWEEESGFQPERSAAARARREERVFLVGNVEIRERRLFNLDVPERRRCFVKVRAYANDKFTPNEQVEGVVVTLVNLEPAPGFSANPRAWGRFDSAVTGPNGACLPAFCDEARPDAYTALVTASLGGEELEPAPSRPRPRAATVGVAQPYLERLAYRRTDHDDPALKRNGFRINLAKPRPGEPAEAKGPVYPWRSLRECQEAPVTASHFRFARVEADKYEYNVVPFREGAPASWTGDVLAWWPNPQEFRACFLKVQIQGPQEYMVRSHNAGGSHPRTQGQLYGLRDARSVRDPERPGTTAACVEFKCSGMLFDQRQVDRTLVTIMPQGSCRRVAINGLLRDYLARHPPAAPADDPAAFSMLAPLDPLGHNYGVYTVTDQSPRLAKEIAIGRCFDGSSDGFSREMKAEAGTAVTFQCREPPAGRPSLFQRLLESPATALGDIRREMGQVARAQAQSTGPLRTRRGRAQQ, encoded by the exons ATGAAGAAGctcccctgtccctctgcctccatgTGTCCCCCAGGGTGCAGCTCCAAGACCTGCAAGTGCCCCAACCACGTCCTTCTGGGCTCGGTGGTCACCCCATCTGGGCGTCCACTGCCAGGAGCCAGGGTCTCCCTGAGAGACTGGTCTGGCACTGTGGCCATCACTGATGCCCATGGAACCTTCCGGATGCCTGGAGTCTGTGCCAATAGCCGGGCAAACGTCAGTGCCCAAATGGATGGCTTCTCTGCAGGCCTGGGCCAGGCCCAGGCCAATGGCTCCATCTCTGCTGTAGTCACTGTTGTCCTGAATAAGTTGG AGAAGCCCTACCTGGTGAAGCACCCTGAGTCCCGAGTGCGAGAGGCCGGACAGAATGTAACCTTCTGCTGCAAAGCCTCAGGCACCCCCGTGCCTAAAAAATACTCCTG GTTCCACAACGGGACCCTGCTGGACAGGCGAGAACACAGGTATGGGGCCCATCTGGAGCTGCGAGGGCTGCGCCCAGACCAGGCAGGCACCTACCACTGCAAAGCATGGAATGATGCGGGCACTGTACGCTCAGGCACCGCCTGGCTCACCGTGCTTG GCCCAGGCCAGCCAGCCTGCAATCCCCAGCCCCAAGAGCACCTGATCAAGCTCCCAGATGACTGTGGGCAGCCTGGCAGCGGCCCCACCTACTTGAATGTGGGCCTCTGCCCTGacaccctctgccccagccctgcaggcTCCAGCCCCCGGTGTGGGGATGCAGGCTCCCGCTGCTGCTCTGTTCGCCGCCTGGAGAGCAGGGAGATCCACTGCTCCAACTATGTCCTCCCAGTCAAGGTGGTGGCTGAGTGTGGCTGCCAGAAATGTCTGCCCCCTCGGGGACTGGTCCGGGGACGTGTGGTGGCTACTGACTCAGGGGAACCCCTGCGTTTTGCCCAGATCCTGCTAGGCCAGGAGCCCATTGGATTCACCTCTTACCAGGGCGACTTCACCATCGAGGTGCCACCCTCCACGCAGCGGCTGGTGGTCACCTTCCTGGACCCCAGTGGGGAGTTCATGGACACTGTCACAGTCCTGCCTTTTGACCCCCGAGGTGGCGGCGTGTACCACGATGTCAAGGCCATGCGGAAGAAAGCCCCCGTCATCTTAGATGCCGGGGAGAGCAACAGGATCCCTCTTGGAGAGATGCAAGACGAGGCCCCACTGGGCGAGCTGGTCCTCCCACCTGGAGCCTTCCGCAGAGCTGATGGCGAACCCTACACCGGGGCTGTGGAGGCCCGGGTGACATTCGTGGACCCCCGCGATCTCAGCTCGGCGGCCGCCGCCCCTAGCGACCTGCGTTTCGTGGACAGCGACGGCGAGCTGGCGCCGCTGCGCACCTACGGCATGTTCTCGGTGGACCTCCGCGCGGCCGGCTCCGCGGAGCAGCTGCAGGCGGGGCCGGTGGCCGTGCGCGTGGACGCCGGCCAGATCCGCATGGCGGGCCACGTGGAGGCGCTCAGGCTGTGGTCGCTGAACCCCGACACCGGCTTGTGGGAGGAGGAGAGCGGCTTCCAGCCCGAGCGGTCggcggccgcccgcgcccgcaGGGAGGAGCGCGTCTTCCTAGTGGGCAACGTGGAGATCCGGGAGCGGCGTCTGTTCAACCTGGACGTGCCCGAGCGCCGCCGCTGCTTTGTGAAGGTGCGCGCCTACGCCAACGACAAGTTCACCCCCAACGAGCAGGTGGAGGGCGTGGTGGTCACGCTGGTCAACCTGGAGCCCGCGCCCGGCTTCTCGGCCAACCCCCGAGCCTGGGGCCGCTTCGACAGCGCGGTCACCGGACCCAACGGCGCCTGCCTGCCCGCCTTCTGCGACGAGGCCCGGCCCGACGCCTACACCGCCCTGGTCACCGCCTCGCTGGGCGGGGAGGAGCTGGAGCCCGCGccctcccggccccggccgcgCGCGGCCACCGTGGGCGTGGCGCAGCCCTACCTGGAGCGCCTGGCCTACCGGCGCACCGACCACGACGACCCCGCGCTCAAGCGCAACGGCTTCCGCATCAACCTCGCCAAGCCCAGGCCCGGCGAGCCCGCCGAGGCCAAGGGCCCGGTGTACCCGTGGCGCAGCCTGCGCGAGTGCCAGGAGGCCCCGGTGACCGCCAGCCACTTCCGCTTCGCGCGCGTGGAGGCGGACAAGTACGAGTACAACGTGGTCCCGTTCCGCGAGGGCGCGCCGGCCTCCTGGACTGGAGATGTCCTGGCCTGGTGGCCCAACCCGCAGGAGTTCCGGGCCTGCTTCCTCAAAGTGCAGATCCAGGGCCCCCAGGAGTACATGGTCCGGTCCCACAACGCGGGCGGCAGCCACCCGCGCACGCAGGGCCAGCTCTACGGGCTTCGGGATGCCCGCAGCGTCCGAGACCCCGAGCGCCCCGGCACCACCGCTGCCTGCGTGGAATTCAAGTGCAGCGGGATGCTCTTCGACCAGCGGCAGGTGGACAGGACGCTGGTGACCATCATGCCCCAGGGCAGCTGCCGCCGCGTGGCCATCAACGGGCTCCTGCGCGATTACTTGGCCCGGCATCCCCCAGCCGCCCCAGCTGACGACCCTGCCGCCTTCAGCATGCTGGCCCCACTGGACCCCCTGGGTCACAACTACGGTGTCTACACGGTCACCGACCAGAGCCCCAGGCTGGCCAAGGAGATCGCCATCGGCCGCTGCTTTGATGGCTCCTCCGACGGCTTCTCTCGGGAGATGAAGGCCGAGGCTGGCACAGCTGTCACCTTCCAGTGCCGGGAGCCACCAGCAGGCCGGCCTAGCCTCTTCCAGAGGCTGCTGGAGTCCCCAGCAACGGCGCTTGGTGACATCCGCAGGGAGATGGGCCAGGTGGCCCGGGCACAGGCTCAATCCACAGGCCCCCTCCGTACCCGCCGGGGTAGGGCCCAGCAGTGA
- the CILP2 gene encoding cartilage intermediate layer protein 2 isoform X1, whose protein sequence is MASAPPLLCLLVAAAHLAGARATTTPEEPTATAWGLEGPSLSPGQPSPALEDWEEASEWTSWFNVDHPGGDGDFESLAAIRFYYGPARVCPRPLALEARTTDWALPSTVGERVHLNPTRGFWCLNREQPRGRRCSNYHVRFRCPLEATWGAWGPWGPCSGSCGPGRRLRRRRCPSPTGDACPGRPLEAQKCVRPTCPGCSSKTCKCPNHVLLGSVVTPSGRPLPGARVSLRDWSGTVAITDAHGTFRMPGVCANSRANVSAQMDGFSAGLGQAQANGSISAVVTVVLNKLEKPYLVKHPESRVREAGQNVTFCCKASGTPVPKKYSWFHNGTLLDRREHRYGAHLELRGLRPDQAGTYHCKAWNDAGTVRSGTAWLTVLGPGQPACNPQPQEHLIKLPDDCGQPGSGPTYLNVGLCPDTLCPSPAGSSPRCGDAGSRCCSVRRLESREIHCSNYVLPVKVVAECGCQKCLPPRGLVRGRVVATDSGEPLRFAQILLGQEPIGFTSYQGDFTIEVPPSTQRLVVTFLDPSGEFMDTVTVLPFDPRGGGVYHDVKAMRKKAPVILDAGESNRIPLGEMQDEAPLGELVLPPGAFRRADGEPYTGAVEARVTFVDPRDLSSAAAAPSDLRFVDSDGELAPLRTYGMFSVDLRAAGSAEQLQAGPVAVRVDAGQIRMAGHVEALRLWSLNPDTGLWEEESGFQPERSAAARARREERVFLVGNVEIRERRLFNLDVPERRRCFVKVRAYANDKFTPNEQVEGVVVTLVNLEPAPGFSANPRAWGRFDSAVTGPNGACLPAFCDEARPDAYTALVTASLGGEELEPAPSRPRPRAATVGVAQPYLERLAYRRTDHDDPALKRNGFRINLAKPRPGEPAEAKGPVYPWRSLRECQEAPVTASHFRFARVEADKYEYNVVPFREGAPASWTGDVLAWWPNPQEFRACFLKVQIQGPQEYMVRSHNAGGSHPRTQGQLYGLRDARSVRDPERPGTTAACVEFKCSGMLFDQRQVDRTLVTIMPQGSCRRVAINGLLRDYLARHPPAAPADDPAAFSMLAPLDPLGHNYGVYTVTDQSPRLAKEIAIGRCFDGSSDGFSREMKAEAGTAVTFQCREPPAGRPSLFQRLLESPATALGDIRREMGQVARAQAQSTGPLRTRRGRAQQ, encoded by the exons ATGGCGTCAGCGCCGCCACTACTCTGCCTCTTAGTCGCCGCCGCGCACCTGGCGGGGGCTCGAG ccaccaccacccctgagGAGCCCACAGCAACTGCCTGGGGCCTTGAAGGTCCATCTCTGAGCCCTGGACAGCCCTCACCAGCCCTGGAGGACTGGGAAG AGGCCAGCGAGTGGACGTCCTGGTTCAACGTGGACCACCCCGGCGGCGATGGCGACTTCGAGAGCCTGGCTGCCATCCGCTTCTATTACGGACCAGCGCGCGTGTGCCCACGGCCGCTGGCGCTCGAGGCGCGCACCACGGACTGGGCCCTGCCGTCCACTGTCGGCGAGCGCGTGCACCTGAACCCCACGCGAGGCTTCTGGTGCCTCAACCGCGAGCAGCCCCGCGGCCGCCGCTGCTCCAACTACCATGTGCGCTTCCGCTGCCCGCTCG AGGCCACGTGGGGCGCATGGGGCCCGTGGGGTCCCTGTTCAGGGAGCTGCGGGCCAGGCCGTCGCTtgcgccgccgccgctgccccaGTCCGACTGGAGATGCGTGTCCGGGGCGTCCCCTGGAGGCGCAGAAGTGTGTCCGCCCTACCTGTCCAG GGTGCAGCTCCAAGACCTGCAAGTGCCCCAACCACGTCCTTCTGGGCTCGGTGGTCACCCCATCTGGGCGTCCACTGCCAGGAGCCAGGGTCTCCCTGAGAGACTGGTCTGGCACTGTGGCCATCACTGATGCCCATGGAACCTTCCGGATGCCTGGAGTCTGTGCCAATAGCCGGGCAAACGTCAGTGCCCAAATGGATGGCTTCTCTGCAGGCCTGGGCCAGGCCCAGGCCAATGGCTCCATCTCTGCTGTAGTCACTGTTGTCCTGAATAAGTTGG AGAAGCCCTACCTGGTGAAGCACCCTGAGTCCCGAGTGCGAGAGGCCGGACAGAATGTAACCTTCTGCTGCAAAGCCTCAGGCACCCCCGTGCCTAAAAAATACTCCTG GTTCCACAACGGGACCCTGCTGGACAGGCGAGAACACAGGTATGGGGCCCATCTGGAGCTGCGAGGGCTGCGCCCAGACCAGGCAGGCACCTACCACTGCAAAGCATGGAATGATGCGGGCACTGTACGCTCAGGCACCGCCTGGCTCACCGTGCTTG GCCCAGGCCAGCCAGCCTGCAATCCCCAGCCCCAAGAGCACCTGATCAAGCTCCCAGATGACTGTGGGCAGCCTGGCAGCGGCCCCACCTACTTGAATGTGGGCCTCTGCCCTGacaccctctgccccagccctgcaggcTCCAGCCCCCGGTGTGGGGATGCAGGCTCCCGCTGCTGCTCTGTTCGCCGCCTGGAGAGCAGGGAGATCCACTGCTCCAACTATGTCCTCCCAGTCAAGGTGGTGGCTGAGTGTGGCTGCCAGAAATGTCTGCCCCCTCGGGGACTGGTCCGGGGACGTGTGGTGGCTACTGACTCAGGGGAACCCCTGCGTTTTGCCCAGATCCTGCTAGGCCAGGAGCCCATTGGATTCACCTCTTACCAGGGCGACTTCACCATCGAGGTGCCACCCTCCACGCAGCGGCTGGTGGTCACCTTCCTGGACCCCAGTGGGGAGTTCATGGACACTGTCACAGTCCTGCCTTTTGACCCCCGAGGTGGCGGCGTGTACCACGATGTCAAGGCCATGCGGAAGAAAGCCCCCGTCATCTTAGATGCCGGGGAGAGCAACAGGATCCCTCTTGGAGAGATGCAAGACGAGGCCCCACTGGGCGAGCTGGTCCTCCCACCTGGAGCCTTCCGCAGAGCTGATGGCGAACCCTACACCGGGGCTGTGGAGGCCCGGGTGACATTCGTGGACCCCCGCGATCTCAGCTCGGCGGCCGCCGCCCCTAGCGACCTGCGTTTCGTGGACAGCGACGGCGAGCTGGCGCCGCTGCGCACCTACGGCATGTTCTCGGTGGACCTCCGCGCGGCCGGCTCCGCGGAGCAGCTGCAGGCGGGGCCGGTGGCCGTGCGCGTGGACGCCGGCCAGATCCGCATGGCGGGCCACGTGGAGGCGCTCAGGCTGTGGTCGCTGAACCCCGACACCGGCTTGTGGGAGGAGGAGAGCGGCTTCCAGCCCGAGCGGTCggcggccgcccgcgcccgcaGGGAGGAGCGCGTCTTCCTAGTGGGCAACGTGGAGATCCGGGAGCGGCGTCTGTTCAACCTGGACGTGCCCGAGCGCCGCCGCTGCTTTGTGAAGGTGCGCGCCTACGCCAACGACAAGTTCACCCCCAACGAGCAGGTGGAGGGCGTGGTGGTCACGCTGGTCAACCTGGAGCCCGCGCCCGGCTTCTCGGCCAACCCCCGAGCCTGGGGCCGCTTCGACAGCGCGGTCACCGGACCCAACGGCGCCTGCCTGCCCGCCTTCTGCGACGAGGCCCGGCCCGACGCCTACACCGCCCTGGTCACCGCCTCGCTGGGCGGGGAGGAGCTGGAGCCCGCGccctcccggccccggccgcgCGCGGCCACCGTGGGCGTGGCGCAGCCCTACCTGGAGCGCCTGGCCTACCGGCGCACCGACCACGACGACCCCGCGCTCAAGCGCAACGGCTTCCGCATCAACCTCGCCAAGCCCAGGCCCGGCGAGCCCGCCGAGGCCAAGGGCCCGGTGTACCCGTGGCGCAGCCTGCGCGAGTGCCAGGAGGCCCCGGTGACCGCCAGCCACTTCCGCTTCGCGCGCGTGGAGGCGGACAAGTACGAGTACAACGTGGTCCCGTTCCGCGAGGGCGCGCCGGCCTCCTGGACTGGAGATGTCCTGGCCTGGTGGCCCAACCCGCAGGAGTTCCGGGCCTGCTTCCTCAAAGTGCAGATCCAGGGCCCCCAGGAGTACATGGTCCGGTCCCACAACGCGGGCGGCAGCCACCCGCGCACGCAGGGCCAGCTCTACGGGCTTCGGGATGCCCGCAGCGTCCGAGACCCCGAGCGCCCCGGCACCACCGCTGCCTGCGTGGAATTCAAGTGCAGCGGGATGCTCTTCGACCAGCGGCAGGTGGACAGGACGCTGGTGACCATCATGCCCCAGGGCAGCTGCCGCCGCGTGGCCATCAACGGGCTCCTGCGCGATTACTTGGCCCGGCATCCCCCAGCCGCCCCAGCTGACGACCCTGCCGCCTTCAGCATGCTGGCCCCACTGGACCCCCTGGGTCACAACTACGGTGTCTACACGGTCACCGACCAGAGCCCCAGGCTGGCCAAGGAGATCGCCATCGGCCGCTGCTTTGATGGCTCCTCCGACGGCTTCTCTCGGGAGATGAAGGCCGAGGCTGGCACAGCTGTCACCTTCCAGTGCCGGGAGCCACCAGCAGGCCGGCCTAGCCTCTTCCAGAGGCTGCTGGAGTCCCCAGCAACGGCGCTTGGTGACATCCGCAGGGAGATGGGCCAGGTGGCCCGGGCACAGGCTCAATCCACAGGCCCCCTCCGTACCCGCCGGGGTAGGGCCCAGCAGTGA